A segment of the Rhizobium sp. ZPR4 genome:
AGCTGCTGCTGTTCGGCGGCGCCATTCAGCTCGCCGGCGAAGTCAAGGCGAAGAAGGATCGCATGCAGACGCGCTCCGACTGGATGAAGATCGAGCGTGAGCGTGGCATCTCGGTCGTCACCTCCGTCATGACCTTCGAATATGAAGGCAATGTCTTCAACATTCTCGATACGCCCGGTCACGAAGACTTCGCCGACGACACCTATCGCACGCTGACGGCTGTCGACGCCGCGGTCATGGTCATCGACGCCGCCAAGGGTATCGAGCCGCGGACGCTGAAGCTGTTCGAAGTCTGCCGTATGCGCGACATCCCGATCATCACCTTCATCAACAAGATGGACCGCGAAAGCCGTGATCCCTTCGAGATTCTCGATGAGGTCGAAGAGAAGCTGGCGCTGGATACGGCGCCGATCACCTGGCCGATCGGCCGCTCCAAGACCTTCTGCGGCTCCTATCATATTGCCGACAACACCGTGCGCGGTTCCGATACCGAGGTCGAGGCGACCAAGGTAAACGGCCCGCAGGCCGTTGCAGACCGGTTGCCGGAAAACGAGCGTCAGGCCTTCATCGACGAGACGGAACTGGCGATCGAGGCCTGCCGTCCTTTCGACCGGGAATCCTTCCTCGAAGGTCACATGACGCCGGTCTTCTTCGGCTCGGCGCTGCGCAACTTCGGTGTTCGCGATCTCATCAATGCGCTCGGCGCATTCGCGCCGCCGCCGCGCGACCAGGTCGCCGATATCAGAACGGTTCACGCCACCGACGACAAGATGACGGCCTTCGTCTTCAAGATCCAGGCCAACATGGACCCGAACCACCGCGACCGCATCGCCTTTGCCCGCATCTGCTCCGGCAAGCTGGAGCGCGGCATGAAGGCGCGGCTGTCGCGCACCGGCAAGCAGCTCGGTCTCACAGCGCCGCAGTTCTTCTTCGCCTCGCAGCGCCAGCTCGCCGATACCGCCTATGCCGGCGATGTCGTCGGCATCCCGAACCATGGAACGCTGCGCATCGGTGATACGTTGACGGAAGGCGAATCCCTCGTCTTCCAGGGCGTGCCGAACTTCTCACCGGAAATCCTGCGCCGCGTTCGTCTCGAAGATGCGATGAAGGCAAAGAAGCTCAAGGAAGCGCTGCAGCAGATGGCCGAAGAAGGCGTCGTGCAGCTCTTCTCGCCGGAAGACGGGTCTCCCGCCATCGTCGGCGTGGTTGGCGCGCTGCAGCTCGACGTGTTGAAGGAGCGGCTGATGGCCGAATATGGCCTGCCGGTTTCCTTCGAAATGTCGCGCTTCTCCGTCTGCCGCTGGATCTCGGCTGACCAGTCCGCCGACCTCGAAAAGTTCGTCACCGCACGTCGTGGTGATATCGCCCGCGATCTCGACGGCGATCCGGTCTTCCTCGCACAGGACGGCTTCTCGCTGCGCTACGAGGCCGAACGTTACCCGGCTATCAAGATGGTCGCCATCAAGGAATATCACGCCGTCAAGGCGGCCTGATGTCGGAGACTGCAGCCACAGGCAATCGGCCTGTGGCATCACCCTTCGGCTGCGTTCATCAGCGCGGCGTAACATGTCTCCGTGGCGTCATCGAGCGGAAACATGCATTCGACCCGCAACTCCTGGGTCGTGATCATCTGCGGCGTTCCGACTGTCGTCACCAGTGAGAAGAATTCCAGAACATGCCCGTCCTTCACGAAGGACAGGGGGATCACTGGCGCATTCTCGATCGCCGGCGATGTCTGCCATTCGGCGTTCACGTCAGGGTAGGCGAGCAGGCTATCGATAAGCTCCTTCGTCCGTGCGTCGATGACGCGACCGACCGACTCGCGGAAAACACGCCCCATAAGGCTTTCGGCCGTCTTCTCCCAATCCGGAATGAAGGGCCGCATGCCTAACGGATCGAACATCAGATGCAGGAGATTGCGCGGCTTCGGGCGTGCGTCCATATCGGTGAAGTGACCGAAGAAGCGCAGCGTCGCATTGTTGGTCATCAGGACATTCCAGTAGCGGTCCATCACGATGGCGGGGAAGGGCTCGTGCTGAAGCAGCATGCGCTTGAGTGCGTTGCTGACGCCCTGCATCTCCTGATCGTCAAAGCTTCCTTCGGAGTAGATCGGCGCATAGCCGGCGGCGAGTAGCAGCGTGTTGCGCTCGCGGAACGGCACGTCCAGGGCATCGGCGAGCCGCAGGACATTCTGGCGGCCGGGCGTACTCCTGCCGCTTTCGATAAAGCTGATCTGCCGCTGCGAAATGCCGGTATCGAGGGAGAGCTCGAGCTGGCTCTTGCCGCGTGTGTCGCGCCATGCGCGCAGCTGCGGTCCGAGCTCGTTCGACAATCTCGGTTCGGCGCGAAGGGAACTCATCCTGCAAAGCCTCGCTTCGTTCGTTTGATGTGGCGGGGCCATATTGGGCAGCCCCGCCTGCTTCGGTTCTTATGAGAAAGCGACCGGCCCGACCGAGCCGTACCAATGGCGTACTTTCGTCGGGTCTGCCTCGTCCATGTAGAAGAAATGCGTCATGACCGGTTTGACCACCGGCTGGGTGCGGTCATTAGGGGTCATGGTCACGGTTCCTCTGAACACTTTCAGCGATCCGGCGTCCCAATATTCGGTGACATCGTGCAATGCCGTGAAGCCGGTATCGATGAAGGCGCGCAGGTTCTGGCGAATGGTCTCGCGCCCCTTCCAGTCGGCAATGCCGAGATTGCATGTGGCGTCTTCCGCCAGGCAATCAAAGCCTTCGCCGAAGGTCTTGTCGTCGATTTCCCGCCAGAAGGCGAGCAGCCATTGCGGGGCTTCTTTCTTGGTGAATGACATGGTCGTCATGGAATTCTCCTGAGCTTGCCGTTCGAGTGACGTCGTGGCCATCGACGTCATGCCGGGCTAAAGCTCTCTTTCGTTGAAGGGCTAAAAGCTCTTCCTGCAAGAAGATGGTCTTTAGATACTCCAGGGCGAATGCCGTTCTCAATTACATGCGATGTAATGAAAGCCCGGCCAATCATGCCTCAAGCCGACGTGATCGGTTCGGATGCGTTTCGTTTTGGAATAGTGCCTTCGCGATGTTCCATCCGATATAGCGCTATGCCATAGTGCCGCCCCGGGGTCCCCTCGATCAGAACGAGCAGCTTTCATGATAAGATTTCTTGCGGTTCTTGCTCTGGCCTTTGTTGGCCTGATGCCGGTCGCAGCCGAGGCGCGAATCATCACCGATGCGGCTGGACGCACGGTGTCGGTGCCGGACAAGATCAACCGCATTCTGGTGGCCGGGCCGCCGGCAACCGCGTTGGTCTACGTGCTGGCGCCTGAAAAGCTGGTGGGCTGGGTTCACGCGCCCGATGACGCCGCCAAGGCCTATCTGCTGCCATCGGTGCGGGCGCTGCCCACCATCGGGCGCCTGACGGGCAAGGACGGCACGATCAGCGCGCAGGCGGTCATCGATGCCAAGCCTGACATCATCCTCGATGCCGGCACGGTCGACCCAACCTACAAGGCTCTGGCCGACAAGGTGCAGTCTCAAACGCATATCCCCTATGTCCTGGTCGATGGCAGCTTTGCCCGCACCGCCGATACGCTTCGCGATCTCGGCGCCCTGATCGGCGTCAAGGATCGCGCCGACAAACTTGCCGACTACGCCGATTCGGCGATCAAGGATCTGAACGAAAAGCTGGCGACGCTGCCGAACGATCCGCGCCCGCGCGTTTATTACGGCCGCGGCGCCGATGGTCTGGAAACCGGGCTCTCCGGCTCTATCAACCTCGAAATTCTCGATGCCGTGGGCACGATGAATGTCGCCGCTGCCGCCGGCAAAGGTGGGCTCACCAAGGTCACGCCGCAGCAGGTCGTCGGTTGGAATCCGGATATCATCATCGCCGAGAACCCCAGTTTCGCGGCTTCGGTAAAGAGCGATCCACAATGGGCTGCGATCAAAGCCGTCAAGGATGGCAAGATCTTCGTGCCGCCATCCTTGCCCTTCGGCTGGTTCGATTCCCCACCCGGCGTCAATCGGCTGCTCGGCGTGCGCTGGATGGAGAAGCTGCTCTATCCGAAGCTCTTCCGCAGCGACTTTGCCGATGACGTGAAGCAGTTCTACAAGCTGTTCTATCAGGTCGATCTGACCGATGATCAGCTGACGACCCTGCTGAAGGGCCTGAAGTAACCGCAGGGATCAGGGAGGCATTCATGGTTCGGGAAAACGAAATTCGCGAAAACGAGGTGGCTGTCGAACCGCCCGCAGCCTCGGATGCCGGTCTCACATTCATCGGCCGCATCTCCACACCCTGGACATCGCGCATGGAGACGCCACGGCAGGGCAGGCATGACGGCCCGATCTGCCGGATCGAGATCTTCGAACCCTGGGTGCCGGCACTGAAGGGGGTGGATGTCTTCGAGCGGCTGGAAGTTCTCTATTGGCTGGATCGGTCTCGGCGGGACCTCGTGCTGCAAAGCCCGGCCAGCAATGGCAAGGTGCATGGCACCTTCTCGCTGCGCTCACCCGTTCGGCCCAATCCCATTGGTACGTCCATCGTCAAGCTGGAAGCCGTCGAGGGTCCCGTGCTGCTGGTGCGCGGCCTCGATTGCCTGGACGGCACGCCGCTGCTCGATCTGAAGCCGGATCGCACTCTATTCAAACCGATCGCGCCGCCGCAGCCCGGAGATTTCCAGACCGGCGACGGCGAAACCGCGCATTACTGCCAGAAGCGCGATGCTTAGATTGTTTTACGCAATTCCGGACGGAAAACCGCTGCGCGCTTTTCCTGGAACTGCGTTAGTCGACAGCGACCATGACGTCGGATGCCTTGATGACGGCATAGGCCGAAGATCCTACCGTCAAGCCCAGCTCGTCGACGGCCTCGTTGGTGATCGAGGAAGTCACGATCGAGCCGTTGCCGATATCGATGCGGACATGCGCGGTCGTCGCACCCTTGGTGACTTCGACGACCTTGCCTTTGAGGCGGTTTCTTGCGCTGATTTTCATGGATAGTCTCCCTTGTGATGCGCGCGACCTTATCGCCTCAACCGGCAATGGGCTACCGAAATCCTGTTCGCCCTATTCCCCGCGCGGAAACCGCTGGTTCTCCTCCAGCACGTTGAGATCCATGTGGTTGCGCATGTAGCGCTCCGAGGCCTTCTGCAGTGGCTGGTAGTCCCAGGGATAATAGGCGCCGTTACGCAGGGCGGTGTAAACAACCCATCGCCGTGCCTGGCTTTCGCGCACGGCAGCGTCGAAGCTTGCAAGGTTCCAGCGTGTCATGGCCTGCGCCGTCAGCCGGTTCAGCGTTTCCGCATAGGCCGGGTCACTGGCCAGGTTATTAAGCTCCTTCGGGTCCTCGGCGATATTGAAGAGCATCGGCGGGTCCTTCTCGCAAAGGGTCAGCTTGTAGTGGCCGTCGCGTAAGGCAACGAGCGGCGCTTCGGAGCCCTCCGCGGCATATTCCATCGGCACGGGACTCCGGCCTCCGGTTCCAAGAGCCAGCGGCGTCAGGTCCTCGCCATCGGTCCAGCGACGCAGCGAGGCAATGTCGATGCCGGCAAGGGCGGCTAGCGTCGGCGTCACGTCCAGCGTCGAAACCGGCTGGTCGATCCGCTTCGGCTGCCAGCCGGGGGCTGCGATCATCAGCGGCACGCGAGCCGAGCCCTCGAAGAAGTTCATCTTGAACCAGAGCCCGCGCTCGCCGAGCATGTCGCCATGGTCGGAGACGAAGAGGATGATAGTGTTGTCGGCCATACGGCCGCGCTCGAGCGTTTCGAGAATCTCGCCGATCTTTTCGTCGACATAGGAGATGTTGGCGAAATAGCCGCGCCGCGCCCGGCGGATCTGCTCCGGCGTGATGTCGAAAGCGGTGTGGTCGCACGCCTTCATCAGCCGCTGCGAATGCGGGTCCTGCTGATCGAAGGGAATCTCGCCAACCTCAGGGTCGAGCGCCGGGCAATCCTCATAGAGATCCCAGAAACGGCGGCGCGCGACATAGGGGTCGTGCGGATGCGTGAAGCTGACGGTCAGGCACCAAGGCCGTTCGTCTTGGCGGCGGGAGAGGTCGTAGAGCTTGCGGGTCGCATGATAGGCGACCTCGTCGTCATACTCCATCTGGTTGGTGATCTCGGCAGTGCCCGCGCCGGTCACCGAGCCGAGATTGTGATACCACCAGTCGATGCGCTCGCCGGGCTTGGTATAGTCGGGCGTCCAGCCGAAATCGGCGGGATAAATGTCCGTCGTCAGGCGCTCCTCGAAGCCGTGCATCTGGTCCGGGCCGACGAAGTGCATCTTGCCCGACAGCGCCGTTTGATAGCCGGCGGCGCGAAGGTGATGGGCAAAGGTCGGAATGTCCGAGCAGAATTCGGCGGCATTGTCGTAGACGCGGGTGCGGCTCGGCAGTTGCCCGGACATGAAGGAGGCGCGCGCCGGCGCACAGAGCGGGCTTGCCGTATAGCTATTGGCAAAGCGCACGGAGCGCTTCGCCAGCGCCTTCAGGACCGGCGCATGCAGGAAATCGGCCGGGCCGTCGGGAAAGAATGTCCCGTTGAACTGATCGACCATGAGGATGAGGATATTCGGGCGGGACATGCTGGTGTCTTTCTTGAAACTCAGAGGCCGATGGCGGCTTTGACGGCGTCGAGGCCGGGCTTGCCGTCGATAGTGGTGACGCCGGCAAGCCAGGGCGTCAAGGCATCCGGATGCGCCTTCAACCAGGCGGTCGCCGCATCCTTGGCGCTGTCGCCGCCGAGGATCGAACCCATCAGCGAATTTTCCATGCCGATGTCGAAGGTCAGGTTATGGAAGAGCTTGGCGGCATTCGGGCATTGCGCCGACCAGCCGGTGCGCGCCAGCGTATAGACTTCGGCGCCGCCGTAATTCGCGCCGAAATAGGCGTCGCCGCCGGAGAGATAGGCGATCTTGAACCGCTCGTTCATCGGATGCGGCGCCCAGGCGAGGAAGACGATCGCCTGCTTGTCCTTCGAGGCGCGCTCGACCTGCGACAGCATGGCCTGCTCGCTCGATTCCACCAGCTCCCAGCCCTTCAGGCCAAAATCGTTGGCGTCGATCATCTTCTGGATATTGGCATTGGCCGGCGCACCCGGCTCGATGCCATAGATCTTGCGGCCGAAATCGTCGCCATGTTTCTGCAGATCTGCGAAGTCTTTGATGCCCTTGTCAGCGGCATAGGTCGGGACAGCGAGCGTGAACTTCGCTCCCTCAAGATTGCGGTTCAACACCTCGGCTGCCTTCGCCTTGTTGAGATCGTCAACGAAAGCCTTTTGCGCCGGCATCCAGTTGCCGAGGAAGACATCGATCTCGCCCGTCTTCATGGCCTGGTAGCCAATCGGCACGGAGAGGGTCTTGATATCTGGCTCGTAGCCGAGCGCGGTCAGTAATACGCCGGTCACGCCGTTGGTCGAGGTGATGTCGGTCCAGCCGGGGTCCGACATATGGATGGTCTTGCAGCTATCGCCATCGGCCCGGGCGATGCCGGCAAAGGAAAGGACGGAAAGAAGAGCGCCGGCGGCCAGCCGACCCGTTGCAGACATGCGCATGACGAAGGCTCCCTCTTGTTATTGGATTCTTTTATTGAACATCACTAGAGTTCCTCCTGTGAAGCGGGCATTTTTCGATGGCTGGCAAAAGGAAATTTTATGGCTGAACGTCTGGTCGATCTTGGCTGGCTGCGGATCTTTCTGGAGGTGGGGCGTTCGGGCAGCCTGTCTGCCGCGGCTTCGGCGCTTGGCCTGACGCAACCCGCCGTCAGTTACCAGATCCGCCGCATCGAAGAGCAGATAGGTGTCCCCCTGTTTCGCCGCCAGCATCGCGGCGTCGCGCTCTCGCCGGAAGGTCAGCGCCTGTTCGAGATCGTCGAGAAATCCGTCGGTAGCGTCGATAGTCTGGTGCGCAGTTTTCGTATCGAGGCGGAGCGTCCGTCCGTTCGCCTGCGGACCGACTACGCCTTTTCCGCTCTCTGGCTGATCCCGCGCATGCACGCATTCCGGCTTCTCCATCCCGAGGTGGATATCCAGATCGTCGCCACGCAGCGGCTGGATCGCGGCGCGCCGGAGAGCGGCGATATCGCCGTCTTCTTCGGCACGCGCAGCGAGTTCGGTCAGACAGCCACCTTGCTTCTGCCGGAGAAGGTCGTGCCGATCTGCACCAGAGGTTTTGCCGACCGGCACGGCCCGTTCACCGATCCCTCGCAGCTCGCCGGCACGACGCTCGTCCATCTCGATTCGGAGATGCCATCGCCCTGGTTCGACTGGGAGAGCTATCTTTCGGCATTCGGCATTGCCCGCGATGCCTATGCCGGGCGCGGCGACCTGCGTTTCAACACCTATTCGCTGGTCGTGCAGGCAGCCCTCAGCGAGCAGGGCGTTGCGATCGGCTGGATGGGTCTAGTCGACACCCTGCTGGCCGCCCGGACAGTGGTG
Coding sequences within it:
- a CDS encoding peptide chain release factor 3 is translated as MAESLAEAVSRRRTFAIIAHPDAGKTTLTEKLLLFGGAIQLAGEVKAKKDRMQTRSDWMKIERERGISVVTSVMTFEYEGNVFNILDTPGHEDFADDTYRTLTAVDAAVMVIDAAKGIEPRTLKLFEVCRMRDIPIITFINKMDRESRDPFEILDEVEEKLALDTAPITWPIGRSKTFCGSYHIADNTVRGSDTEVEATKVNGPQAVADRLPENERQAFIDETELAIEACRPFDRESFLEGHMTPVFFGSALRNFGVRDLINALGAFAPPPRDQVADIRTVHATDDKMTAFVFKIQANMDPNHRDRIAFARICSGKLERGMKARLSRTGKQLGLTAPQFFFASQRQLADTAYAGDVVGIPNHGTLRIGDTLTEGESLVFQGVPNFSPEILRRVRLEDAMKAKKLKEALQQMAEEGVVQLFSPEDGSPAIVGVVGALQLDVLKERLMAEYGLPVSFEMSRFSVCRWISADQSADLEKFVTARRGDIARDLDGDPVFLAQDGFSLRYEAERYPAIKMVAIKEYHAVKAA
- a CDS encoding helix-turn-helix transcriptional regulator → MSSLRAEPRLSNELGPQLRAWRDTRGKSQLELSLDTGISQRQISFIESGRSTPGRQNVLRLADALDVPFRERNTLLLAAGYAPIYSEGSFDDQEMQGVSNALKRMLLQHEPFPAIVMDRYWNVLMTNNATLRFFGHFTDMDARPKPRNLLHLMFDPLGMRPFIPDWEKTAESLMGRVFRESVGRVIDARTKELIDSLLAYPDVNAEWQTSPAIENAPVIPLSFVKDGHVLEFFSLVTTVGTPQMITTQELRVECMFPLDDATETCYAALMNAAEG
- a CDS encoding nuclear transport factor 2 family protein; its protein translation is MTTMSFTKKEAPQWLLAFWREIDDKTFGEGFDCLAEDATCNLGIADWKGRETIRQNLRAFIDTGFTALHDVTEYWDAGSLKVFRGTVTMTPNDRTQPVVKPVMTHFFYMDEADPTKVRHWYGSVGPVAFS
- a CDS encoding iron ABC transporter substrate-binding protein, translated to MIRFLAVLALAFVGLMPVAAEARIITDAAGRTVSVPDKINRILVAGPPATALVYVLAPEKLVGWVHAPDDAAKAYLLPSVRALPTIGRLTGKDGTISAQAVIDAKPDIILDAGTVDPTYKALADKVQSQTHIPYVLVDGSFARTADTLRDLGALIGVKDRADKLADYADSAIKDLNEKLATLPNDPRPRVYYGRGADGLETGLSGSINLEILDAVGTMNVAAAAGKGGLTKVTPQQVVGWNPDIIIAENPSFAASVKSDPQWAAIKAVKDGKIFVPPSLPFGWFDSPPGVNRLLGVRWMEKLLYPKLFRSDFADDVKQFYKLFYQVDLTDDQLTTLLKGLK
- the tsaA gene encoding tRNA (N6-threonylcarbamoyladenosine(37)-N6)-methyltransferase TrmO, yielding MVRENEIRENEVAVEPPAASDAGLTFIGRISTPWTSRMETPRQGRHDGPICRIEIFEPWVPALKGVDVFERLEVLYWLDRSRRDLVLQSPASNGKVHGTFSLRSPVRPNPIGTSIVKLEAVEGPVLLVRGLDCLDGTPLLDLKPDRTLFKPIAPPQPGDFQTGDGETAHYCQKRDA
- a CDS encoding molybdopterin-binding protein, yielding MKISARNRLKGKVVEVTKGATTAHVRIDIGNGSIVTSSITNEAVDELGLTVGSSAYAVIKASDVMVAVD
- the betC gene encoding choline-sulfatase produces the protein MSRPNILILMVDQFNGTFFPDGPADFLHAPVLKALAKRSVRFANSYTASPLCAPARASFMSGQLPSRTRVYDNAAEFCSDIPTFAHHLRAAGYQTALSGKMHFVGPDQMHGFEERLTTDIYPADFGWTPDYTKPGERIDWWYHNLGSVTGAGTAEITNQMEYDDEVAYHATRKLYDLSRRQDERPWCLTVSFTHPHDPYVARRRFWDLYEDCPALDPEVGEIPFDQQDPHSQRLMKACDHTAFDITPEQIRRARRGYFANISYVDEKIGEILETLERGRMADNTIILFVSDHGDMLGERGLWFKMNFFEGSARVPLMIAAPGWQPKRIDQPVSTLDVTPTLAALAGIDIASLRRWTDGEDLTPLALGTGGRSPVPMEYAAEGSEAPLVALRDGHYKLTLCEKDPPMLFNIAEDPKELNNLASDPAYAETLNRLTAQAMTRWNLASFDAAVRESQARRWVVYTALRNGAYYPWDYQPLQKASERYMRNHMDLNVLEENQRFPRGE
- a CDS encoding choline ABC transporter substrate-binding protein, which encodes MSATGRLAAGALLSVLSFAGIARADGDSCKTIHMSDPGWTDITSTNGVTGVLLTALGYEPDIKTLSVPIGYQAMKTGEIDVFLGNWMPAQKAFVDDLNKAKAAEVLNRNLEGAKFTLAVPTYAADKGIKDFADLQKHGDDFGRKIYGIEPGAPANANIQKMIDANDFGLKGWELVESSEQAMLSQVERASKDKQAIVFLAWAPHPMNERFKIAYLSGGDAYFGANYGGAEVYTLARTGWSAQCPNAAKLFHNLTFDIGMENSLMGSILGGDSAKDAATAWLKAHPDALTPWLAGVTTIDGKPGLDAVKAAIGL
- a CDS encoding LysR family transcriptional regulator, translated to MAERLVDLGWLRIFLEVGRSGSLSAAASALGLTQPAVSYQIRRIEEQIGVPLFRRQHRGVALSPEGQRLFEIVEKSVGSVDSLVRSFRIEAERPSVRLRTDYAFSALWLIPRMHAFRLLHPEVDIQIVATQRLDRGAPESGDIAVFFGTRSEFGQTATLLLPEKVVPICTRGFADRHGPFTDPSQLAGTTLVHLDSEMPSPWFDWESYLSAFGIARDAYAGRGDLRFNTYSLVVQAALSEQGVAIGWMGLVDTLLAARTVVMAGPMLEAPERGYWLLPPSAPNPHAEQLAQWLLAEAAAGQT